From the Pseudomonas syringae KCTC 12500 genome, the window AAGCACCTTTAACAGCTTCTGGAAAATCACCGTACCGCTGTCCAAGAACGGCGTGATCGCCGGCTGCATGCTGGTATTCATTCCGGTGGTGGGCGAGTTCGTGATTCCCGAGCTGCTCGGCGGTCCGGAAACCCTGATGATCGGTCGCGTGCTGTGGCAGGAATTCTTCAACAACCGTGACTGGCCGGTGGCTTCGGCGCTGGCGGTCATCATGCTGCTGGTGCTGATCGTGCCCATTATCCTGTTCAACCGCAGTCAGGCCAAAGAACTGGAGGGCAAGGCATGAACCGCTTTCGATTCTCGAACCTGATGCTGGTGCTGGGTTTGCTGTTCATCTATGCGCCGATGGTGATTCTGGTCATCTACTCGTTCAACGCTTCGCAACTGGTGACGGTCTGGGGCGGCTGGTCGGTGAAGTGGTACGTCGGCCTGCTGGACAACTCGCAACTGATGGGCTCGGTGATGCGCTCGCTGGAAATCGCCTGCTACACCGCCGTTGCTGCGGTGGCGCTGGGGACCATGGCGGCGTTTGTGCTGACGCGCATCAGCCGCTTCAAAGGCCGCACGTTCTTTGGCGGGCTGGTCACGGCTCCTTTGGTAATGCCGGAAGTGATCACCGGTCTGTCGCTGTTGCTGCTGTTCGTGGCCATGGCGCAATTGATCGGCTGGCCGCAGGAACGCGGCATCATGACCATCTGGATCGCGCACACGACGTTCTGTGCGGCCTACGTGGCGGTGGTGGTGTCGGCGCGCCTGCGTGAGCTGGACCTGTCGATCGAAGAAGCCGCAATGGACCTGGGCGCCCGTCCGTGGAAGGTGTTCTTGCTGATCACCATCCCGATGATCGCGCCATCGCTGGCAGCCGGGGGCATGATGTCCTTCGCGCTGTCGCTGGACGACCTGGTACTCGCCAGCTTCGTCTCCGGGCCCGGCTCGACGACCTTGCCGATGGAAGTGTTCTCTGCCGTGCGCCTGGGTGTGAAGCCTGAAATCAACGCAGTGGCGAGCCTGATCCTGCTGGCCGTGTCACTGGCTACCTTCCTGGTCTGGTTCTTCACCCGCCGCGCCGAAAACAACCGCAAGCGTGCGATCCAGCAGGCTATCGAGGAAAGCGCGGCAGACGCTTGGAAACAGCCCGATCCGAGGCGTGCTCCGGCGGCGTGAAGACCTGATCGTGCGCGATACACAAGCCCGCTCTTGATCCTGCCCGTAGGGCGTAGGAGCGAGCTTGCTCGCGAACTGCCGGGGACCGGCAGCCAAACCAGCGACCTCGGTTGTGCCTGATGTACCGTACGTGACGGTTTCACTGTCGGTTCCCGACAGTTCGCGAACAAGTTCGCTCCCACGCCCTCCGGGCAGAAGCGCCATCTCCGGGCCCGCGCAGAGAGTGTCGCTACACCCCCGGCACCAGCCGTAAAACCCTTGGAAGCAGCCTGATCATGCGCGATACACAAGCCCGCTCTTGATTCTGCCCGCAGGGCGTAGGAGCGAACTTGTTCGCGAACTGCCGGGGACCGGCAGCCAAACCAGCGACCTCGGTTGTGCCAGATGTACCGCACGTGACGGTTTCACTGTCGGTTCCCAACAGTTCGCGAGCAAGCTCGCTCCCACGCCCTCCGGGCAGAAGCCCCATTTCCGGGCTCGGCGCAGAGAGTATCGCTACGCCCCCGGCGCCAACCGTAAAACCCCTTCCGTATGCTCGGCAATGTCCTTCTCGCTGAAGCGCTGTGGCAGGTATTCGCCGTTCACGAATGCCTTGGCCTGATCGGAGTAGTGCTTGTCGAAGGGCACGCCGCTTTGTCCTACCGGGTTTATCCCCAGGCTGTGCGCCGGGTCGGCGAAGTCGATCAGGCGGCGGGTCGAGGGGCCGTAGCCGACTGGCCACGGGGCGGGGCGTATGCTCGATGACAGGTTGTTCGGCACTTCATGCGTGCCCGGCGCTGCGTAAGGGCCGACGTTGAAAATCATGTCCAGCGGCTTTTGTGAACCCAGCGGATGGCCTTGAGTCAGGGTATGCGCCTTGCCCCACACCCATTCGTCCGGATTGGTGCCGTACAGCGACCGCAAATGCGAAACACTGGCGCGCCAGGCCACCTTGACGGTGTTGGCGCGGCTTTCTTCGTGGGGTGAATTGCGATTGTTCCACCACGGCGAATCGGCATCGGCGGCCAGGCGCGGCAGGGCGGCGTCCAGCACGCGGGTCGACAGCAGGGTTTCAAACATCGCGTCGCCCAATTCGTCGTGAAAGGTCTCTTCGGTCAGGTCGAACAGGAACTGATTGAACAGCGTGGCACCCACCGAATCGACGGGATAATCACCTTTCCAGCTGGCCAGTCGCTCCACGAGTGCCCGTTCGTCCGGGTCGCTGACAACACTGCGCAGTACCGGAATCAATGGCCTTAGAATGCTCGGTGCATAGTCGGTCTGCGTGTCCAGTTGCAGCGCCTTGCTGGCGGCAAGGTCCCACTTGACGCTGGCGTCACTCAGTTGCCGGTTCAGCTCCTGGCCACGTTCGGCCGGGTTGTAGTAACCAGGAATCTGCATACCGGTCGGCGACAGCGGCTGGAAGTTGGCTGAGACGATGTAGCCACGCGCCGGGTTTTCTTCGTGCGGGTTGGCGCTGAACGGGTAAAAGCCGAGCTTATCGGCCTGTGCCGTGCTGCCGTCCAGAATGAAACTGGGGTTGACGCCCTGCGGACGGATCGGCAGTTGCGCCGCCGCCCACCAGCCGATATCGCCTTTGGCGTTGGCCCAGACGATATTGAGGCCCGGCGACTGAATCTTCTCGGCTGCGCTACGCATCTTGTCCAGTGTATCGGCGCGGTTGGCCTCGTAGAAACCGTCCAGCACCGGGTTGGCAGACGCCAGAAACGACCACCACATCGCGATAGGTGTCTGGCCGGCGTTCTTGCCCATCACGTTATTGACGATAGGGCCGTGCGGCGACTCCAGCAGCGTCAGTGTGACCGGGGCCTGGCCTTTGACGGCGATCTGCTGCTCGGAGCGTTTCATGTCCGTCCATTGCCCGTGGTACCAAACCTGATTCGGGTTCTGCGGATTGGTCTTCTCGGCAATCAGGTCCACGTCATCGTTCTGGAACATGGTCAGGCTCCAGCCGAAGTCCATGTTATGGCCCAGCAACGCGAACGGGTTGAGCGCCGGAAAGTGCCCGTACAACTCAAAGCCCGGCGCCGACAGCTGCGCTTCGTACCATATCGAAGGCACCGAGAAGCGAATGTGCGGGTCACCCGCCAGGATCGGCTTGCCGCTTTGCGTGCGGCTGCCGGAAATCACCCAGGCGTTGCTGCCTTCGAATTGCGGCAGGCCAGCGTCTTCAAGCGCCTTGTGACTCAACTGCGCCAGCTGATTCAGGCCCTTCCAGTCGGCGTCGGCCAGTGCCGGTTTCGAGTCGAGCATGCCGTCCGGGTGCCAGTCCAGATCGAAGACTTTCAAGTACTCCGGCCCAAGCTGATCGCGCACGTAGGTCAGCAGCGGCTCGGTTCTGAACGCCGCGGCAAAACTGTAAGCCAGATAGCCGGAGATGCTGACCGTGTCCTCTGTGGTGAAGCGTCGTCTGGGGATGCCCAGTGCGTCGAACTCCATCGGCCTTGCATGGGTGTCCTGATACTGGTTGATGCCGTCGATGTAGGCTTCCAGCGCTTTCCAGGTCGGGGTGTTCTTGTCCTGACGTGCGACATACGCGTCCGCGTGTTCACGAATGCGCAGGGTGCGAAACAGTTTGTCGGTCTCGACCAGATTCGGCCCCAGTACCTCTGCCAGCTCGCCACGTGCCAGGCGACGCAGCATTTCCATCTGGAACAGCCGGTCCTGAGCATGGGCATAGCCCAGCGCACGGTAAAGGTCGGCTTCGTTCTCGGCGCGGATGTGCGGCACGCCACGCTCGTCGTAGCTCAGGGTGACGGGGGCCTGAAGACGGCTCATTGCGATCTCGCCGTCGCGTACCGGCAACTTGCTATTTACGTACCAGCCCGCGACACCTGCAAGCAGGGCGATGATGATGGCTAGAATGAAGAGGCTGCGTTTCATCCGGTTTCTCTGTAAATGGCGTAGGCAGGAATGGAGACTATCGTTGTGACGCAGTTGACTCGATGAAACCCGACACAAGAGCCGTTTGAAGCGGCTTCAGGGCGAATTCGGGCGGGTGAGCTCGCAAGCATCGCCCAGTGTGCAGACAGTAATGTGCACGTTCAATGACAGATGTCTGCGATTACAGCGGCTTAGCTTGCCATGCCGGGGCAGACAGAAGAATATCGTTACACAACTTTACGAGCCATTTGTTGAAATCTGGAAACCACATGTCCGTCACGTTCGACCCCGATAACCTGCGTGCCAGCCTGCTGCCGCTGAGCGTTATTGATCCGCTTTCCATGGAGGGGCTGGCCTATCAGCGCTTCTACGGTCTTGCAGGGCTGTGTGGCGACAACGTCATACGCAGTTGGCTGGGGCGCCTCGATGTGGCGGGCTACGAGGTGGTCGGGCAGGTCTGGCTGCCTGACAGCCCGGTCGCCACGCTGTTTCTGTTTCACGGCTTCTATGACCACATGGGGTTGTACCGGCATGTGATCGAGTGGGCTCTGGAGCAGGGCTTTGCCGTGATCGCCTGCGACCTGCCGGGGCATGGTCTGTCGAGCGGCAGTCGTGCCTGTATCAATGACTTCGCCGAGTACCAGTTGGTGTTGCAACGCCTGCTGCTCGAAGCCGAAGGCCTTGGGCTGCCACATCCCTGGCACCTGTGCGGCCAAAGCATGGGCGGTGCCATCGTGACGGATCACCTGCTTCATCAGGGGGCAGACTCGCCCGCGCAGGGGGAGGTGATCCTGCTGGCGCCGCTGGTCCGGCCGCGTGCGTGGGGCTGGTCGCGTCTGAGTTATCACCTGCTCAAACCGTTCGTGAACGGCATTGCCCGCCGTTTTACCGAAAACTCCAATGCACCCGCGTTCCTGCCTTTTCTGATGGCCGATCCGTTACAGCCGCTGCGACTGCCCACGGCCTGGGTCGGCGCGCTGGCGCAATGGATCGTGCGTGTTGAAAGCGCGCCGTGCAGCCTGCGCAGCCCGCTGATCATTCAGGGTGAGGCGGACATGACGGTCGACTGGTCGCACAATCTGGCGATCCTGAAAGACAAGTTCAGCCAGCCGCAGATTCTGATGCTCGGGCACGCCCGGCATCATCTGGCCAACGAAACGCCAGAGCTGCGGGCTCGGTACTTTGATTTTCTGAAAGGGCGACTTCGTTAGACTTTTTCAGCCTTGCCGGCCTGCAGCGCCTTGACCTGTCGGCGCAGGCGATAGTTTTCAAGGGCCATTACGACGAGCATCAGTGCCCCAAACACGGCAAAGGCATCCTGCCCCAGAGAACTCCAGAACAACCAGGCGAAAAAGGCCATTACGATACCGGTGGCGAGCAAAGCCAATGAGTCTTTCATACGATGGTGTCCATTCCTTTGACCTCAGGCGCTTGAAGGCCTGAACGGTTTTTACTGTCCGGGATTAAGGCTTGACGCACTCTGCCCGACGGCCAGACCGGCACGAATCGCGGCCAGAGCGGCCTGGTAATAGGCTTTGCCTTCCGGCGACTCGGCGAAGGTCGAGAATTCTTCGAGCTCAGGGTCCGACAGGTCGCGATAGACGTACAGCAGCGTGTTGTTCAGATCAGCACTCATCTGCGCCATCAGGCGCTCGCGCTGGCCTTCGAGCATGCCCTGCGCCTGGCCTCCACCGAGCAGGCCGGGAATCATCTGGCTCAGGCTGTCTGCGGCAACGCCTGCGATGGCAAGGCTGACTTCCGCGCCGGCCTCTCTGGCAGGCAGCGCCTGGGCCAGATGGCCGATCAACAACTGACGCGTCGCGTCCGCTTCGATATGCGGCAGCCCATGGGCATGTTTGGCCAGCTGATCGGCGCGGGTGGCGGTCAGCTCGGCATTGACGATCTTGCGGCCCAGCGGTGACTGGAAAAACTGCAGCGACGGGGCAGGGTCCTTGAGGCTTTCACGCAGGCGCTTCGAGGCGCGCTGGTCCATGGCCTGGGGGGCGAAACGCTGATTGCTGTTGTTGACCAGCGCTTGATAAACCGCGGGCGGCAGGTTGTTGCTGTAACGCTGTTGGGCAGCCTTGAGGGCATCGTTGAAATGCGCGCGCTGTTCCGGCCAGCCTGCAGACTTGTACAACTGATCGTAGCTGTCTGCCCAGGCAGGTGAGGTGCAGAACATCAACAGCAAAACAAACAAACGACGCATTGGGGACTCCTGTCGGCAGGCCGCTATTCTCCCGGTGTTGGCGTGGATTTGTCGAGTTATGAGTGGCTTCGGTGAATGAAATCTCATGCGTGTGATGCCGCCTGTATAAGCCTCTGTCCGATTTCAGGGCTTATGGATACTATGCACGCCATGCGCATACCCTCTGACCACCCACTGCTGTTACGAATCGTCGACGATCTGGCCGCCAACGGCTGGTCGCAGCAGAATATTTTCCTGCCCGAAGCTCTGACTCTGGAACTTGAGCAAGAGTGCCGCAAACGTGCGGCCGAAGGCGAGCTCGAGCCGGCCGCGATTGGCAAGGGAACCGCGCTGGAAATACGCGAGGGGATTCGTGGCGACCGCATTCAGTGGCTTGAGCCGGGGCAGGTGCAGTGCTGCGACCGCTATCTCGAGCTGATGGACAGTTTGCGTCAGGCGCTCAATCGCGGCCTTTTCCTCGGGCTGGAAGATTACGAAAGCCACTTCGCGCTGTATCCGCCGGGTGCCCGCTACCTCAGGCATGTGGACCGATTCCGCGATGACGACAGGCGCATGGTGTCGGCGGTGCTCTACCTCAATAACGCCTGGCTGCCCGAGCACGGCGGTCAGTTGCGCATGTACCTCAAGGACGAGGTGGCTTACGACGTTCAGCCTACGGGCGGCTGCCTGGTGGTCTTTCTGTCCGGCGAAATTCCCCATGAAGTCATGCCCGCCAGTCGTGATCGCCTGTCACTGACGGGATGGTTCAGACGCCGGGGTAACGAGCTGTTCCAGTGACCTGCAGGCTGCGTTCATGAAAACAGTTTCATCAACGTAATGAGCCATTGAGCCGGACTGCGGTCTATCGTGAGCACTCCTGAACCGACGGATTCGTCGTGTGAGGGTCGACTTACGCCAACTGCAGCCGGAGCAATCATGAAATCCTTATTTTCTGGAACGATGGTCGCCGGCCTGTTGCTCAGCGCATCCATGCTGGCCAGCGCCGCCGATATACCACGCACCGCAGCCCCTGAAGGCGCCGAGGTGTACATCATCTCGCCCAAGGACGGTGAAACGGTCACCACACCGTTCAAGGTGCAATTCGGCCTCAAGGGCATGGGCGTCGCGCCTGCGGGTGTCGATGTTCCCGAGACCGGTCACCATCACCTGCTGATCGACGTGAAGGACCAGCCGTCGATGAATGCACCACTGCCTGTCAGCGACAACATCCGTCACTTCGGCAAGGGCCAGACCGAAACCGAAATCAACCTGCCGCCGGGCCAGCACACCCTGCAATTGCTGATGGGCGATAAAGGCCACATGCCGCTGAACCCATCGGTTGAGTCGAAAAAGATCACCATCAATGTGAAGTAGGTATTTGATTTCACGTGCCGGGGTTTGACGCGGAGCGTCACGAACGGCATTCCCACGCTGGAGCGCTCATCGTTATACACAAGTCCGCTTTTGATTCTGGCCGAAGGCCGTGGGAGCGACCGGGGCGGCGATCCGCATTGTTCGCGAAGGGGCCCATGTAGTCGAAGAAGATGCATCGTCTGACGCACCGTCTTCGCGAACAAGTTCGCTCCTACAAAAGCCTGAGAGCCACGTTTTACGAGCTCTTCAGGACTTGTGTGTGACGATGAGCTGCGCTCGGATCAGAACAACACGCGGCTGCGGATGGTGCCTTTGATCTGTTGCAGCTTGGCCTGGGCGAGGTCGGAGTATTCGGCGTCGACGTCGATGACCACGTAGCCGACTTTCTCGTTGGTCTGCAGGAACTGACCGGAGATGTTGATACCGTTCTCGGCGAAGACCTTGTTGATCTCGCTGAGCACGCCCGGAATGTTTTCGTGGATGTGCAGCAGGCGATGCTTGCCAGGGTGCGCAGGCAGCGCCACTTCCGGGAAGTTGACCGAGGACACCGACGTACCGTTGTCGCTGTACTTGACCAGTTTTTCCGCCACTTCCAGACCGATGTTGGCCTGCGCTTCGGCAGTCGAGCCACCGATGTGCGGCGTCAGGATCACGTTGTCCAGACCGCGCAGCGGGCTTTCGAAGATGTCGTCGTTCGAGCGCGGCTCGACCGGGAACACATCGATGGCGGCGCCGATCAGGTGCTTGTCCTTGATGGCGTCAGCCAGTGCGTCCAGTTCGACCACGGTGCCACGCGCGGCGTTGATCAGGATGCTGCCCTTTTTCATCGCGCGGATTTCTTTCTCGCCGATCATCCACTGGGTTTCCGAGGTTTCCGGAACGTGCAGGGTGACGATATCGGACATGCCCAGCAGCTCGTTCAGGCTCGACACCTGAGTGGCGTTGCCCAGCGGCAGTTTGGTCAGCGTGTCGTAGAAGTACACCTGCATGCCCAGACCTTCAGCCAGCACCGACAGCTGCGTACCGATCGAACCGTAACCGATGATGCCCAGCTTCTTGCCACGGATCTCGAAGGAGTTGGCGGCGCTCTTGATCCAGCCTCCACGGTGGCAGGAAGCGTTCTTCTCGGGGATACCGCGCAGCAGCAGGATGGCTTCGGCCAGCACCAGTTCGGCGACCGAACGGGTATTGGAGTAGGGCGCATTGAACACTGCGATACCGCGCTCGCGCGCCGCGTTCAGGTCAACCTGGTTGGTGCCGATGCAGAAGCAGCCGACCGCAACCAGTTTCTTGGCGCAATCGAACAGCTCTTCGGTCAGCTGAGTACGGGAGCGGATACCGATGAAATGGGCGTCGGCGATCTTTTCTTTCAGTTCGGCTTCCGGCAGAGACTTGGTGTGGTACTCGATGCTGGTGTAACCGGCTGCCTTGAGGACGTCGACAGCGGATTGGTGGACGCCTTCGAGAAGAAGGAACTTGATCTTGCTCTTGTCGAGGGAAGTCTTGCTCATCTGCGTAAACCTGTGTCCCGAAGAAAATTGGCAGGGGGTGGCCGGATCGGCTCTGGGCACGACTCGCGGGGGGCGTATGCTAGCATATGAGCCCCGCGAAACCTCATCCCGAACGTGAACCGTTCTCAGGATGCCCATGAATCGTTCGAGAGTTGATTCAATGACCGATCGCGTTTTGATTGATGAGCTGCAGACCTTGGTTGACCCTGGCAAGGTACTCACTGATGCCGGTTCTCTGGAGACTTACGGCAAGGACTGGACCAAGCAGTTCACCCCTGCGCCACTGGCCATCGTATTCCCCAAGACCACCGAACAGGTGCAGGCCATCGTACGCTGGGCCAATGAGCGGCTCGTGGCGCTGGTGCCCTCGGGTGGACGCACCGGGCTTTCGGCAGCTGCGGTGGCCGCCAACGGTGAAGTGGTCGTCTCGTTCGATTACATGAACCAGGTGCTGGATCTGAACCTCACCGACCGCACGGCGGTCTGTCAGCCTGGCGTGATCACCCGGCAATTGCAGGCGCTGGCTGAAGAAAACGGTCTTTATTACCCGGTCGACTTCGCTTCTTCGGGCTCCAGCCAGATCGGCGGCAATATCGGCACCAATGCAGGCGGCATCAAGGTCATTCGCTACGGCATGACGCGCAATTGGGTCGCGGGCCTCAAAGTGGTCACCGGCAAGGGAGACCTGCTTGAGCTGAACAAGGACCTGATCAAGAACGCCACCGGCTACGATTTGCGCCAGTTGTTCATCGGTGCCGAAGGTACGCTGGGCTTTGTCGTCGAAGCGACCATGCGCCTCGACCGTGCGCCGAAGAACCTCACCGCGATGGTGCTGGGCACTTCCGACTTCAACTCGATCATGCCGGTGCTGCATGCCTTTCACGGCAAGCTCGACCTGACCGCCTTCGAATTCTTCTCGGACAAATCCTTCGCCCGCGTAATGGCGCGCGGTGATGTGCCGTCGCCTTTCGACACGCCGTGCCCGTTCTACGTGTTGCTGGAATTCGAAGCGACCACCGAAGACCTCGCCGATCAGGCCCTGGCGACTTTCGAGCACTGCGTCGAGCAGGGTTGGGTGCTGGACGGCGTGATGAGCCAGAGCGAACAGCAATTACGCAACCTGTGGAAGCTGCGCGAGTACATCTCCGAAACCATCTCGCATTTCACGCCGTACAAAAACGATATCTCGGTCACTGTCTCGAAAGTGCCGGAGTTTCTGGCTGAAATCGATGCCATCGTTGCCGAGCATTACCCGGACTTCGAAGTGCTCTGGTACG encodes:
- a CDS encoding ABC transporter permease subunit; translated protein: MNRFRFSNLMLVLGLLFIYAPMVILVIYSFNASQLVTVWGGWSVKWYVGLLDNSQLMGSVMRSLEIACYTAVAAVALGTMAAFVLTRISRFKGRTFFGGLVTAPLVMPEVITGLSLLLLFVAMAQLIGWPQERGIMTIWIAHTTFCAAYVAVVVSARLRELDLSIEEAAMDLGARPWKVFLLITIPMIAPSLAAGGMMSFALSLDDLVLASFVSGPGSTTLPMEVFSAVRLGVKPEINAVASLILLAVSLATFLVWFFTRRAENNRKRAIQQAIEESAADAWKQPDPRRAPAA
- a CDS encoding penicillin acylase family protein; the encoded protein is MKRSLFILAIIIALLAGVAGWYVNSKLPVRDGEIAMSRLQAPVTLSYDERGVPHIRAENEADLYRALGYAHAQDRLFQMEMLRRLARGELAEVLGPNLVETDKLFRTLRIREHADAYVARQDKNTPTWKALEAYIDGINQYQDTHARPMEFDALGIPRRRFTTEDTVSISGYLAYSFAAAFRTEPLLTYVRDQLGPEYLKVFDLDWHPDGMLDSKPALADADWKGLNQLAQLSHKALEDAGLPQFEGSNAWVISGSRTQSGKPILAGDPHIRFSVPSIWYEAQLSAPGFELYGHFPALNPFALLGHNMDFGWSLTMFQNDDVDLIAEKTNPQNPNQVWYHGQWTDMKRSEQQIAVKGQAPVTLTLLESPHGPIVNNVMGKNAGQTPIAMWWSFLASANPVLDGFYEANRADTLDKMRSAAEKIQSPGLNIVWANAKGDIGWWAAAQLPIRPQGVNPSFILDGSTAQADKLGFYPFSANPHEENPARGYIVSANFQPLSPTGMQIPGYYNPAERGQELNRQLSDASVKWDLAASKALQLDTQTDYAPSILRPLIPVLRSVVSDPDERALVERLASWKGDYPVDSVGATLFNQFLFDLTEETFHDELGDAMFETLLSTRVLDAALPRLAADADSPWWNNRNSPHEESRANTVKVAWRASVSHLRSLYGTNPDEWVWGKAHTLTQGHPLGSQKPLDMIFNVGPYAAPGTHEVPNNLSSSIRPAPWPVGYGPSTRRLIDFADPAHSLGINPVGQSGVPFDKHYSDQAKAFVNGEYLPQRFSEKDIAEHTEGVLRLAPGA
- a CDS encoding alpha/beta hydrolase, with translation MSVTFDPDNLRASLLPLSVIDPLSMEGLAYQRFYGLAGLCGDNVIRSWLGRLDVAGYEVVGQVWLPDSPVATLFLFHGFYDHMGLYRHVIEWALEQGFAVIACDLPGHGLSSGSRACINDFAEYQLVLQRLLLEAEGLGLPHPWHLCGQSMGGAIVTDHLLHQGADSPAQGEVILLAPLVRPRAWGWSRLSYHLLKPFVNGIARRFTENSNAPAFLPFLMADPLQPLRLPTAWVGALAQWIVRVESAPCSLRSPLIIQGEADMTVDWSHNLAILKDKFSQPQILMLGHARHHLANETPELRARYFDFLKGRLR
- a CDS encoding DUF2059 domain-containing protein; amino-acid sequence: MRRLFVLLLMFCTSPAWADSYDQLYKSAGWPEQRAHFNDALKAAQQRYSNNLPPAVYQALVNNSNQRFAPQAMDQRASKRLRESLKDPAPSLQFFQSPLGRKIVNAELTATRADQLAKHAHGLPHIEADATRQLLIGHLAQALPAREAGAEVSLAIAGVAADSLSQMIPGLLGGGQAQGMLEGQRERLMAQMSADLNNTLLYVYRDLSDPELEEFSTFAESPEGKAYYQAALAAIRAGLAVGQSASSLNPGQ
- a CDS encoding 2OG-Fe(II) oxygenase: MHAMRIPSDHPLLLRIVDDLAANGWSQQNIFLPEALTLELEQECRKRAAEGELEPAAIGKGTALEIREGIRGDRIQWLEPGQVQCCDRYLELMDSLRQALNRGLFLGLEDYESHFALYPPGARYLRHVDRFRDDDRRMVSAVLYLNNAWLPEHGGQLRMYLKDEVAYDVQPTGGCLVVFLSGEIPHEVMPASRDRLSLTGWFRRRGNELFQ
- a CDS encoding DUF4399 domain-containing protein — protein: MKSLFSGTMVAGLLLSASMLASAADIPRTAAPEGAEVYIISPKDGETVTTPFKVQFGLKGMGVAPAGVDVPETGHHHLLIDVKDQPSMNAPLPVSDNIRHFGKGQTETEINLPPGQHTLQLLMGDKGHMPLNPSVESKKITINVK
- the serA gene encoding phosphoglycerate dehydrogenase, which encodes MSKTSLDKSKIKFLLLEGVHQSAVDVLKAAGYTSIEYHTKSLPEAELKEKIADAHFIGIRSRTQLTEELFDCAKKLVAVGCFCIGTNQVDLNAARERGIAVFNAPYSNTRSVAELVLAEAILLLRGIPEKNASCHRGGWIKSAANSFEIRGKKLGIIGYGSIGTQLSVLAEGLGMQVYFYDTLTKLPLGNATQVSSLNELLGMSDIVTLHVPETSETQWMIGEKEIRAMKKGSILINAARGTVVELDALADAIKDKHLIGAAIDVFPVEPRSNDDIFESPLRGLDNVILTPHIGGSTAEAQANIGLEVAEKLVKYSDNGTSVSSVNFPEVALPAHPGKHRLLHIHENIPGVLSEINKVFAENGINISGQFLQTNEKVGYVVIDVDAEYSDLAQAKLQQIKGTIRSRVLF
- a CDS encoding FAD-binding oxidoreductase — protein: MTDRVLIDELQTLVDPGKVLTDAGSLETYGKDWTKQFTPAPLAIVFPKTTEQVQAIVRWANERLVALVPSGGRTGLSAAAVAANGEVVVSFDYMNQVLDLNLTDRTAVCQPGVITRQLQALAEENGLYYPVDFASSGSSQIGGNIGTNAGGIKVIRYGMTRNWVAGLKVVTGKGDLLELNKDLIKNATGYDLRQLFIGAEGTLGFVVEATMRLDRAPKNLTAMVLGTSDFNSIMPVLHAFHGKLDLTAFEFFSDKSFARVMARGDVPSPFDTPCPFYVLLEFEATTEDLADQALATFEHCVEQGWVLDGVMSQSEQQLRNLWKLREYISETISHFTPYKNDISVTVSKVPEFLAEIDAIVAEHYPDFEVLWYGHIGDGNLHLNILKPEGLDKDEFFVKCARVNKWVFETVEKYNGSISAEHGVGMTKRDYLTYSRSPVEIEYMKALKAVFDPNGIMNPGKIFAV